GCCTTCGGTGTCGCTGGCGGACGAATGGCGGCCCGTGCTGGGGCGGAGCGTGATGGCGACGTTGCTCCTGCGACGGGACGAGCGGGTGCCGGCGGAGGGGCGGAAGGAGTACGTGGTCGATCTCGGGCCGGGGCTCGCGTCGGCGGCATGGCTCGTCGCCCACACCTGGGTGCATCCGCACGCGGGCGCTGCGGATCGCTCGGCGACGGCGCTCGTCCGCGTCGAGAACGGTCGCGCCGCGCTGGTCGTCGATCTGAAGGACCTTCCGGTCGACGGCGCATTCGACGTCGCGATCGGGGCGCTGCCGGCGCCGGCGCTGCCGGAACGCGACGTCGTGACGGCGCCGATCGCGATCCCGGCGGGCGGGCAGCTCGAGCTGGCCGTCGGCGTGCAACCCGAGGCGTGGGAGGTCTCGCCGCGGCTGCGCTTCGCCGTCGTCGTCGACGAGGGAGCGCAGGCGGCGAAGGAGATCTGGTCGACGGTGGTCGATCCCGCGAGCCGCGACGACCGCCGCTGGGTGCCGGCGACGATTCCGGTCGCGGCGACCGCGGGTCGCGAGGTGCGGCTGCGCTTCGAGGTGCGCACGGTCGATCCGGCGGACACCCGGAGCTCGCTGCCGGTGTGGGGCGATCCCACGCTGGTCGGGCCGGTCGCGCCGCCGCATGCTCCCAACGTGCTCCTCATCTCGCTCGACACGTTGCGGGCGGACGCGGTGGGCGCCTACGGCCAGCGCTGGCCGACGACGCCACACGTCGATCGCGAGCTCGCCGGGCGCGGCACGCTGTTCGAGCGGACGGTCGCGCCCTTCCCGCTGACGCTCCCGTCGCACGTGAGCATGCTGACCGGCCTCTACTACCGCTCGCACGGCGTGCGGCGCCTGGGCGAAGTCCTCGCGCCGGGGATCGCGACGCTGGCGCAGGCGCTCCGCGCGCAGGGCTACGCGACGACCGCCTTCACCGAGGACGGGTTCCTGCTCGCCGAGTCCGGCATCGATCGAGGCTTCGGCCTCTACGACGAGAACAAGGCGCAGCAGGGCACCGGCCACGCCATGGAGACGTTCGGGCGTGGCGCGACCTGGCTCCGCGCGCACGCCGGTCGCCGGTTCTTCCTCTTCCTGCACACGTATCAGGTGCACGCGCCCTACTTCCCGCCCGAGGCGTACCGCACCCTGTTCGAGGACATCGCGACGATTCCGCCGGGCATCGAGCGCGACCACCTGCGCTACCTGCAGGAGGCGCGCGTCGCCGACGACGCCGTCGGCACGGTGCTGAAGGCGCTCGCGGACCTCGGGCTCGAGGACGACACGCTCGTGGTCCTCACCTCGGACCACGGCGAGGAGTTCCTCGAGCATGGCCAGCGCTTCCACGGCTACCAGCTCTACGACGAGACGCTGCGGGTGCCCCTCGTCCTGCGCTGGCCGGGTCACGTGCCGGCCGGGCGCCGCGTCGCGACGCCGGTGTCGCTGGTGGACCTCGCGCCGACGATCCTCCACCTCGCCGGCGCGCCGGCGGTTCCCGGCGTCGACGGCACGAGCCTCGCGCCGCTGCTGGCCCCGGGCGGCGTCGTGCGCGATCGAACGGCCGCCTTCAGCGAGGCCATGTCCGCCGAATCGGTCCGCACGACCGACCTCGTAGCGGCCGAGACGGCCAACTACTCCTGCACCCGCCACGTCACGAGCGGCGAGCTCGAGTGCTACGATCTCGTGCGCGACCCCGGTCAGCACGCCCGCCTCGCCGCGGACGCCGTCCCGCCCTCGCTCGTGACGACGCTGGATGCGTTCGCGGCGCGACCGCAGGGCGTCGCCGTCACCCCGGGCGGCGGCCCCGACGCGGCCACGCGGCGCAACCTCGAGGCGCTCGGCTACGTCGTCGGCGACGACGGCGCGGTGGGCCCCGCGCCGGGCAACTGAGGCGGGAACTCGACCGCGAAGAGCAGCGTCGCGTCGTCCTCGGCGACGAGCCGCAGGCCGGACCCGGGCGCCGCCGCGGCGCGCATCCAGATCGGACGTGCCAGGGGCGAGCCGGCGTTCACGATGAGGTGCGTGAGACCCGTCTCGCGTTGCAGCGTCCGCAGCGCCTCGGGGTCGGGCGCCCGGAGGGCGAGCTCCATCCGCTCGGCGAAACCCGAGGGGTAGTAGCTGCCGTAGCCGTTCAGAAGGGGCCGCCAGTGAAAGATCGAGCGGAACATCGCCGTGGCATGCGGACGGCCGGCGACCGCACGCGGCAGGAGCGGCAGCTCGAGCACCACGGCGTCGCTCGTCCGAAGGAGCTGGGTGATCGGCGAGGGCTCGAGCGTCGCCTCGAGCGGATACACGGCGGGAACGGGCTTGCGCTCGACGATCCAGCGAAACCAGTTCTCCCGGCACTCGGCGTAGGTGAGCGCCATCACGCCGAGCGCGAGGAGCGTGGCGACGCCGGCGCGCGCGCGGGCGGTCAGCTCCGCGAACGCGAGCCCGGCGAGCAGCGAGACGCCGATCAGCGCCGCCACCGCGAAGCGCGTCGAGACGCGGAGCGCAGCACCGATGCCGGCGGCGTCGAACAGAAGGAAGTGCGGCATGCGAAACCTTCCCACCCCGGGCAGCGACGTGCCGTCGAGCGCCAGCACGGTCCCGAGCCCGAGCCAGAGCGCGGCATGTCCCCAGGCCCGGGAGGGCGCACGGCCGTGCCCGCGCCGCAGCGCGAGCAGACTCACGCCCGCGAGCACGAGCGGCCACACGAGGTGCGGGACGCTCACGGGGACGTGCTCGTCGAGAACCCCCACCGGCAGGGGAACGAACTCGTGCCACGACTTCCACACCGACTGCTGGGTGATGTTCGGCTCGCGCCGCCTGACGTCGACGTAGCCGAGGTAGAGCGGCGACAGGACGACCACGGTGAGCCCGAGTGCCGCCAGCAGCCGGAGCCCGGCCTGCCGCGTCGAGGGGCGCGCGAGGCGCCCGAGGGCGATTGCGGCGGCTGGGGCCATGACCGCGCCACCGACGAAGATGAGATCGGTCAGGCTCTGCAGGACGAGGAGCGGGACGGTCCGCAGCGCCGCGCGCCAGGTCCGGGCCGGCGTCGCGACCGCCGCGACGATGAACGGAAAGTACCAGAGGACGCCGTACGGCGGGACCGTCGGAACGAACCAGGTGATCGTCCACCGCGAGAGCAGGAAGGTCCATCCCGCGATGACGCCCGCCGCATGCGACGCCGTCCATCGCCAGACGACCCAGTGCAGCGCCGCGCTCGTGAGCGCGAGGCCCGCGAGGAACACGAAGTTGATCGCGAGGGTCGGATTTCCCGTCGCGGCCCACACCGGTGCGTAGATCGGCAGCGCGGCGAGGTAGGTCGGGCCGTAGAAGAGCGTGCGGGGTGCCGGATGGTAGATGTTCGCGTCGAGGATCGACGCCGGGCGCGTGGCGAGCGTGTGCGTCTCGTACGCGAGGACCCATGCGCAGTACGGCAGGTCGGTCGAGGCGATCTCGCGCGTGTGCGGCACGTGGGTCGCGAGGTTCGCGCCCAGCGGCCACGTGAGCCACACGACCAGCGCCACGTGCAGCGTGACGACGCCGAGCGCCCGTCCGACCGTGCTCCCGCGCGACGGCTCGTCCACGGCCCGCGTCAGAACTCGACGACGACCTCGCTGCCCTCGTCGACGTGGACGGTGTCGACGAACCGGATGTGCCGCTCGCCCAGCGACATGATGATGGAGCTCGTGCGCACGCCACCGCCGAAGAAGCGCACGCCGCGCATGAAGGCGCCGTCGGTGACGCCGGTCGCGACGAAGAGGAGATCGTCGGCCGGGGCGAGATCCCTCTCGGTGTAGACCTTGTCGAGGTCGGTGACGCCCATCTTCTTCAGGCGCTCGAGCTGTCCTTCCTTCGCGACCACGAGCCGCCCGCGCATGCCGCCGCCGAGGCAGCGCATGGCGGCGGCGGCGAGCACGCCCTCGGGCGCGCCCCCGATCCCCATGACCGCGTGCACGTTCGTGCCGCGCACGGCCGCCGCGATGGCGGGCGACAGGTCGCCGTCACTGATGAGCTTGATGCGCGCGCCGGCCGCGCGGATGTCGTCGATGAGCTTCACGTGCCGCTCGCGATCGAGGACGATCACGACGAGGTCTTCGACGTCCCGGTTGAGCGCCTTCGCGATGGCCTTCAGGTTGTCGGCCGCGGGCGCGTCGAGATCGACGTGGTCGCGCGCGGCGGGTCCGACCACGAGCTTGTCCATGTACATGTCGGGCGCGTGCAAGAGGCCGCCCTTGGTCGCCGCGGCGAGGACGGCGATCGCACCGGGCGACCCGGTCGCGCACAGGTTCGTCCCTTCGAGCGGATCGACCGCGATGTCGATCTCGAGGTCGCTCGGACCGCCGAGCCCGACCTTCTCGCCCACGTAGAGCATCGGGGCCTCGTCGCGCTCGCCCTCGCCGATGACGATGGTGCCGCGCATCGCGAGCTGGTCCATCGCGGTCCGCATGGCCTCGACGGCGACGTGGTCGGAGTACTTGCGCTTGCCCTGCCCCATCGTCCGCGCGGCGGCGATGGCGGCTTCCTCCGCGACCTTGAGGAACGATCGCGACAGGATCTCGAAGTTCACCCCCCCGACCGGCACGTCACTTCACCTTGCCGGCGTAGATGTCCATGACGGTACCGAGGAAGGCGATGGCGTCCTTCTTCGGGCGCTGGAACGAGTTGCGGCCGATGATCGAGCCGAACCCGCCGCCGTCGCGGATGGCGCGGATCTCGTCGAACATGGCGTCGTTCCCCTTCGCCTCGCCGCCCGAGAAGATGACGATGCGGCGGCCGCCGAACGCGCTCTGCACGACGTGCCGCACGCGATCGGCGAGGGTGTCGATCTTGATCTTCTCGCTCTCGTAGACCTTCTTCGCGGCGGCCTGCTCGATGTGCTGCGTCGGCGGCTTCACCTTGATCACGTGCGCGCCGAGCTGGGCCGCGATCTGCGCGGCATAGGCACACACGTCGATGGCGGTCTCGCCCTCCTTCGAGATGCCCGAGCCGCGCGGGTAGGACCACACGACGACGGCGAGGCCCTTGCGCTTGGCTTCCTCGGTGAGGTCGCGGATCTGCCGGTACATCTCGTTGCGAAACGCCGACGCCGGGTAGATCGTGAAGCCGATCGCGACGCAGCCGAGCCGCAGCGCCTCGTCGACGCTGCCGGTGAGGGCCGGGCACGGATCGGTGCCGGTATAGAGCGAGTCCGAGTCGTTGAGCTTCAGGATGAGAGGGATCTCGCCCGCGAACTCGGCCGCACCCGCCTCGATGAAACCGAGCGGCGCCGCGTAGGCGTTGCAGCCGGCGTCGAGGGCCAGGCGGAAGTGGTAGCGGGGGTCGTAGCCGTCGGGGTTCTTCGCGAACGACCGGGCCGGTCCGTGCTCGAAGCCCTGGTCGACCGGGAGGATCACCAGCTTGCCGGTGCCCCCCAGGCGGCCCGTGTTGAGGAGCCGCGCCAGGTTCGTCAGCGTCCCCGGGTTGTCGCTGGAGTAGCAACTGAGGATCTCGCGAACTCGCTCGTTCATGGTGCGTCGTCCCTCCTGGGGGGTGATTCGGCAGGGCCTACCACGGCGAAAATCGGACTACCAGCGCACCCCGCACAGCGATGCTACGCGCGGCCGCAGCGCCCGCCCCCGCAGTCCGGCCGCCCGCAATGCTCGCGCTCGGCCAGCAGCCCGTAGCCGATTGCGTCGAGCTCCTCCTCGGCGACCCAGCGCAGCTCGGCGGGATCGAGCAGCGCGTCGCAATGGATGCACCCGTACTGCTCGTCGCCGCCGGCACCGACCCACACGTGCGCCAGCACCTCGCGGTCGCACGGCGCACAGCGCGCGACCGGGAACGTCGGCGGCGCCCCGTCGGCCGTCATGCGGACGCTCCGAGCCCGAGCGCGTCGAGCTCGGCCCGCATGCGCGCGTGGTGCGTCGCCGGCCAGAAGACGCGGTGGCACGCCGCGCAGGTCCAGAAGCGCGCCTGCGTCTGGAAGACGTACGGCGGGACGCGTTCGCGCACCGCGTCCCGCGCCGTTTCCTGTAGGAGGCGATTGCACTCGACGCAGCGGGTGAAGGTCGCGCCCGCGGCGAGCGGCACCGCGCCGGCGACCTGCCGGAGCTGGTGCCGGAAGTGATCGCTCGTGATGAAGACGTGGGGCGGCAGGTTCGGGTCGCGCACGAGCTGGGTGTCGCGCGTGAGGATCATCCGGCCCTCGTCGCGGGCGCGGCGCACGAGCCCCGCGCCGTGCAGGTGGGGACCGTACGCGACGTCATGCCCGAGAATGCGGAGCCAGCGCGCGAGGCGACCCAGCATGACGTCCACGGCGAATGCGACGGGCGCCATGGCGAAGGAGAGTCTAGTCCCGCCGCGTCCGTTTGCAACGTGCGCGGATCGATCGCGCGCACGGCGGCGAACGGATCGTCCGCGCCGCGCGCCCGGGCCACGATCGCCGCGATCGCCGGCCGCAGCGGCCGTCCGGGCGCCACGAGACCGTCGAACAGGTCGAGGTCGGTCTCGTAGGTGACCACGGCCAGCAGCCGGGCGTTGTTCGGCGGCGAGAGCTCGCGGGGATCCCCGAGATGCCGGCGCTCGACCGTGGCCGCGGCGTGCGCGGCGAGCATGCGTCGCTGCCGCTGGATCGCCGGCGGCGGGTCGCCGCTCGCATAGAGCGCACGCAGCCGGCGGACGAGACGCGCCACCACCCGCCCGTGCGCGCGCTCGGCGTTCCAGCGCCGGATCGCCGTCCCGCAGCGCTCCACGTTCTCGCCCGGCCCGCCGCAGAAGAACGCGATCGCGCCGCGATGACCGACGAAGGTCGCGGCGCTCTCGTTGAAGGTCGCCTCGCCGGGCAGATAGAGCGTCGCGTGGAACAGCTCGTGGATCACCGTCTCGGCGAGCCGCACCGGATCGGCGCGCGCGGTCGTCGAGAGCAGCGGGTCGGCGAACCAGCCGAGCGTGCTGAACGCCGACGCCGAGCGGACGTCCACGTCGAGCTGGTCCGCCTCGAGCGTCGCCGCGAGCGCGGTTGCCTCGCCGCGATCGAAGAACCCCTTGTACGGGACCCGTCCGACCACCGGGAACCACCACGTGTACGCCTCCAGCCGGTCGCGGTACGCCGCCGACACGACCCACACCGTCGCGTCGCCGTCGACGTCGGCGAAGGTGGCGAAGCTCTCCCCGACGCGGAGGCCGAGGTCGTCGCGGGCGAAGGCCCGCACCGCGAGGACCAGCTCGAGCCGCTCGCGCAGCCCAGGGGCGAGGTCGGGCCGCGCGAGCACGGTCGTGATCGGCTCGCGCCGCCACAGGATGCGCGCCTCCGAATAGCCGGCGCGCACGACGTACCCGACCCCGCACCCGCTCGCCGCGACGGCGAGCGCCACGAGCGCGGCCCGCCCGGCGCGCCTCACGAGCGCGCCGCGGCCGACGCCTCGACGGGGATCGCCCCGCTCGCGTACTGCACGCGATAGAGCCGGGCGTAGATGCCGTCGCGCGCCAGCAGCTCGGCGTGCGTCCCCTCCTCGCGCAGCCGCCCCTTGTGCAGGACGATGATGCGGTCGGCGTGCTCGATGGTCGACAGGCGGTGCGCGATGATGAGCGCCGTCCGGCCCGCGAGGAGCTTCTCGAGGGCGTCCTGCACGAGCCATTCGGTTTCGGGGTCGACGCTCGAGGTCGCCTCGTCCATGACGAGGATCGCCGGATCGTGTGCCAGGGCGCGCGCGAAGGCGAGGAGCTGGCGCTGGCCGGTCGAGAGGTTCGAGCCCCGCTCGCGCAGCACCGCCGACCAGCCGCCCAGGCGGCCGATGAACCCATGCGCGTGGACGTGCTTCGCGGCCGCATCGACCCGCGCGCGATCGATGTCGGACCGCCCGAGCGTGACGTTCTCCTCGAGGCTGCCGCTGAACAGGAACACGTCCTGCAGGACGACGGCGATGCGCCGCCGCAGCGCCGCGCCGTCCCACTCGCGCACGTCCAGGCCGTCGACGAGGAGGCGCCCGCGCTGCGCGGTGTAGAGGCGATCGAGGAGCTTGATGAGTGTCGTCTTGCCGGAACCGGTGGCGCCCACGATCGCCACCCGCTCGCCCGGCGCGATGCGGAAGGAGACGTCCTGCAGCACCCAGTCGGGCTCGCCATGGTCCGTGTCCCTGTACGAGAACCACACGTGATCGAACTCGATCGCGCCACGGATCTCGTCGGGAACGCGCCCCGCGGCCGGCACCGGCTCCCCCGGCTCGTCGAAGAGCGCGAAGATGCGCTCGGCCGCGGTCATGGACGACTGCATCACGGCATACTTCGCGCTGAAGTCACGGATCGGGACGAAGAACTGCTGGATGTACTGGATGAACGCGATGACGGTTCCGAGCTCGACGGCGTCGCGGGCGTGGAGCACGCCGCCCCGCCACAGCATGGCTGCGATCGACACCGTCGCGACCGCCTCCACGAGCGAGAACAGGGCCGCCTCGTAGCGGTTCGACCAGCGGTTGGCGTCGCGGTGATCGGCGTTCAAGCGCTCGAACTCGCCGTAGGTCCGCTGCTCGCGCGCCGAGAGCTGGACCACGGCGATGCCCGTGATCGCCTCCTGGAGGAAGCCGTTGATGCGCGCGATGCGCTCGCGGATCTGCCGGTAGGTGACGCGCGCCCGGCGGCGGAAGAAGTCGATCGCGAGCGTCATCGGCGGCAGGAGAAGCAGGCTCACGATCGCCATCTGCCAGTTGATCCACAGCATGAAGCCCGTGATGCCGACGAGCTTCAGGAGGTCGAGCACGATCGTCATCGCGCCGGCCGCGAACATCTCGTTCAGGACGTCCACGTCGGTCGTGACGCGCGAGACGACCTTGCCGACCGGCGTGCGGTCGTAGAACGACATCGGCAGGCGCTGCAGGTGCGCGAAGAGGGCCACGCGCAGGTCGGCGAGGCTGCGCTGCGCCACCAGCATGGTGAGGTACGACTGTCCGTAGTAGGTGACGAACTCGCCGGCGACCGCGACCACGAAGAAGCCGGCGAGCCGCCCGAGGCCGGCGGTGTCCTTCGCGGCCACGTAGCGATCGATGCCGAGCATGAGGAGGTAGGGCTGGATCAGGCTGAAGCCCTGGTTCATCGGCGAGAGCAGGAAGGCGCTCCAGAAGATGCCGCGGTACGGGCGCACGAACGTCCACAGCCGGCCGATCAGGCGCGCGTCGTACGCTTTGCCGATGTCCTCGGTGTCGTCCATCAGATCGCTTCCAGCTCGCCCTCGAGCGCCTGCTGGCGGAAGAGGTCGGCGTACACCGCGCCGCGCGCGAGGAGGGTGTCGTGGTCGCCCTGCTCGACCACGCGGCCGTCCTCGAGCACGACGATGACGTCGGCCTCCTTCACGGTCGTGATGCGATGGGCGACGAGCACCGTCGTGCGGGCCCGGAAGAAGCTCCGCAGCCGGTCCAGGATCTCACGCTCGGTCGAGGCGTCGACGCTCGAGAGCGCGTCGTCGAGCAGGAGGACGCGCGGCTGGGAGGCGAGCACGCGCGCCAGGGTCACGCGCTGCTTCTGCCCGCCCGAGAGCGTGATGCCGCGCTCGCCGACGATCGTGTCGAGCCCCGCCGGCATGTCGTCGAGGTCGCGCCGCAGCCCGGCCATGTCGACCGCCCACTGCACCCGATGGTGGCCGTCCTCGGGAATCGCGAAGGCCACGTTGTCTGCGATCGTGCGCGAGAACAGGAACGGATCCTGCGGCACGAGGCCGACGTTCGCGCGCAGCCACCCCAGCGGCAGCGTGCGCACGTCGCAGCCGTCGACGAGCACCTGCCCGCCCTCGACGTCGAACAGGCGCGGCAGCAGGCCGACGAGCGCCGACTTGCCCGCGCCGGTCCGCCCGACGATCGCGACCGTCTTGCCGGCCGGAATCGTGAGGCTCACGTGGTCCAGCACCGGCGCGGCGCTCGGATGCCCGGGGTAGCGGAAGGTCACGTCGCGCAGCGTGATCTCGCCCCGGAACCCGTCGATCGCCTGCGCGCCGGGCGGGCTCGCGATCGCGGGCGTCACGGCGAAGAGCTCGTTCAGACGCTGCATGGCGGCGCGGCCGCGCTGGAAGACCGACAGCATCCAGCCGAGCGCCATGGTCGGCCAGGCGAGCAGATGGAGGTAGCCGATGAACGCCACCAGGTCGCCCACCGAGAGGCGTCCCGACATGACGCGCCGGCCGCCCACCCACAGCACGACGAGCGCGCCGACGCCGCCGACGATGTTCATGAGCGGCCCGATGAAGCTGCGCATGCGCGCGAGGCGCATGCTCGCCTCCTGGAACCGATCGTTGAGCGCCAGGAACGTGCGCGTCTCGTGCTCCTCGGACACGTACGCCTTGACGACGTGCATGCCGGAGAGGTTCTCCTGCACGCGGCTCGACAGATCCGCGAGACCTTCCTGGACGCGCAGGGTCCGCTCGAGGAGCAGCGCGCTCGTCCGCTTCACGCAGTAGAGGACGACCGGATAGACCGCCAGCGTCGAGACCGTGAGCAGCGGATCGATCGAGCACATGATGGCGAGGCCGTAGGCGTAGTAGACGGGGGTGTTGATGAAGTTGAGGATCCCGGGCCCCAGGAGCATCCGCACCGCCGTCACGTCGTTCACGAGACGCGACATCAGGTCGCCGGTCTTGCGGCTCTGGTAGAAGGAGAGCGGCAGGCGCTCCAGGTGCGCGAACAGCTCGTTGCGCAGGTCGTACTCGATGTCGCGTCCGACGTTGAAGATGAGCGTGCGGGACAGGGTCCGCGTGACGGCCTGGGCCGCGGCGATACCTGCGATGAGGGCCACGGTGCGCACGAGCGCCCCGGAGCCGGCACCTGCGCCGATGTCGTTCACGGCCCGGCGCCAGAGCCACGGCACGGCCATGGCGAGGCTCGTCGCCCCCACCAGGCAGACGACGCCCGCCGCCAGCCGTAGCCGATAGCGGGCGACGTAGACCCACAGACGGGACATCGAACCGTTGTAACGGCGCCCGACGACCCAACGCAACGGGAGCGCGGGTTGAGTTTCGGATCTTCGCGTGTTCGCGGCGGTGGACGGCGCCCCATATAGTGCGGGCGTGCGCGTGGTGATCATCGGGGCGACGGGGCAGCTCGGGCGGGAGCTGGGAGCGCGGTTGCCGCCGGGCGACACGATCGCGCTCGACCGCGCGGCCCTCGATCTGCAGGACGCGGGCTCGATCGCGACCCGGCTCGCCGACCTGCGAGCCGACCTCGTCGTCAACACGGCGGCCGACAACCGGGTGGATGCGGCCGAGCAGGACCCGAGCAGCGCGAACGCGATCAACGCCGACGCGGTCGGCGCGCTCGCGCGGGCGGCGCACCGCGTCGGCGCCTTCCTGGTCCACACCAGCACCGACTACGTCTTCGACGGGCGACAGCGGACGCCCTACCGCGAGGACGCGACGCCCAACCCGCTCGGGGCCTACGCGCGCTCGAAGCTCGCCGGCGAGCGCCTGTGCGCCGAGCACGCGCCGCGGCACGCCATCGTGCGGACGGCCGGGGTGTACGCGGCCGGCGGCTCGCGCGGCAAGGGCGGCAGCTTCATCGACCGCGTCCTCGCCCAGGCACGGCGCGGCCAGGCGCTACGCGTGGTCGACGACCAGGTGACCGCGCCGACGTGGGCCGGCGATCTCGCGACGGCGCTCGTGCGCCTGTTTCCCCGCTGGGTCGCGGGCGACGCGCCGCCGGGCGTCTACCACGTGACCAACGCCGGCGAGTGCACGTGGTTCGAGTTCGCGCGGGCCGCACTCGACCTCGGGGGCATCGCGGCGAGCATCACGCCCATCACGACCGCATCGTACGCCGCGCCGGCGCCGCGGCCCGCCTACTCGGTGCTCGCCAACACGCGCCTGGCGGAGACGGGCGAGCCGCCGCTCCGGCACTGGCGCGACGCGCTCACGGCGTACCTCGGCTCGCT
This genomic stretch from Candidatus Eisenbacteria bacterium harbors:
- a CDS encoding sulfatase, translating into MRFADVAKEAPPSVSLADEWRPVLGRSVMATLLLRRDERVPAEGRKEYVVDLGPGLASAAWLVAHTWVHPHAGAADRSATALVRVENGRAALVVDLKDLPVDGAFDVAIGALPAPALPERDVVTAPIAIPAGGQLELAVGVQPEAWEVSPRLRFAVVVDEGAQAAKEIWSTVVDPASRDDRRWVPATIPVAATAGREVRLRFEVRTVDPADTRSSLPVWGDPTLVGPVAPPHAPNVLLISLDTLRADAVGAYGQRWPTTPHVDRELAGRGTLFERTVAPFPLTLPSHVSMLTGLYYRSHGVRRLGEVLAPGIATLAQALRAQGYATTAFTEDGFLLAESGIDRGFGLYDENKAQQGTGHAMETFGRGATWLRAHAGRRFFLFLHTYQVHAPYFPPEAYRTLFEDIATIPPGIERDHLRYLQEARVADDAVGTVLKALADLGLEDDTLVVLTSDHGEEFLEHGQRFHGYQLYDETLRVPLVLRWPGHVPAGRRVATPVSLVDLAPTILHLAGAPAVPGVDGTSLAPLLAPGGVVRDRTAAFSEAMSAESVRTTDLVAAETANYSCTRHVTSGELECYDLVRDPGQHARLAADAVPPSLVTTLDAFAARPQGVAVTPGGGPDAATRRNLEALGYVVGDDGAVGPAPGN
- the glpX gene encoding class II fructose-bisphosphatase, with product MNFEILSRSFLKVAEEAAIAAARTMGQGKRKYSDHVAVEAMRTAMDQLAMRGTIVIGEGERDEAPMLYVGEKVGLGGPSDLEIDIAVDPLEGTNLCATGSPGAIAVLAAATKGGLLHAPDMYMDKLVVGPAARDHVDLDAPAADNLKAIAKALNRDVEDLVVIVLDRERHVKLIDDIRAAGARIKLISDGDLSPAIAAAVRGTNVHAVMGIGGAPEGVLAAAAMRCLGGGMRGRLVVAKEGQLERLKKMGVTDLDKVYTERDLAPADDLLFVATGVTDGAFMRGVRFFGGGVRTSSIIMSLGERHIRFVDTVHVDEGSEVVVEF
- a CDS encoding class I fructose-bisphosphate aldolase, producing MNERVREILSCYSSDNPGTLTNLARLLNTGRLGGTGKLVILPVDQGFEHGPARSFAKNPDGYDPRYHFRLALDAGCNAYAAPLGFIEAGAAEFAGEIPLILKLNDSDSLYTGTDPCPALTGSVDEALRLGCVAIGFTIYPASAFRNEMYRQIRDLTEEAKRKGLAVVVWSYPRGSGISKEGETAIDVCAYAAQIAAQLGAHVIKVKPPTQHIEQAAAKKVYESEKIKIDTLADRVRHVVQSAFGGRRIVIFSGGEAKGNDAMFDEIRAIRDGGGFGSIIGRNSFQRPKKDAIAFLGTVMDIYAGKVK
- a CDS encoding Mut7-C RNAse domain-containing protein, which codes for MLGRLARWLRILGHDVAYGPHLHGAGLVRRARDEGRMILTRDTQLVRDPNLPPHVFITSDHFRHQLRQVAGAVPLAAGATFTRCVECNRLLQETARDAVRERVPPYVFQTQARFWTCAACHRVFWPATHHARMRAELDALGLGASA
- a CDS encoding aminopeptidase, which produces MRRAGRAALVALAVAASGCGVGYVVRAGYSEARILWRREPITTVLARPDLAPGLRERLELVLAVRAFARDDLGLRVGESFATFADVDGDATVWVVSAAYRDRLEAYTWWFPVVGRVPYKGFFDRGEATALAATLEADQLDVDVRSASAFSTLGWFADPLLSTTARADPVRLAETVIHELFHATLYLPGEATFNESAATFVGHRGAIAFFCGGPGENVERCGTAIRRWNAERAHGRVVARLVRRLRALYASGDPPPAIQRQRRMLAAHAAATVERRHLGDPRELSPPNNARLLAVVTYETDLDLFDGLVAPGRPLRPAIAAIVARARGADDPFAAVRAIDPRTLQTDAAGLDSPSPWRPSHSPWTSCWVASRAGSAFSGMTSRTVPTCTARGSCAAPATRAG
- a CDS encoding ABC transporter ATP-binding protein, which encodes MDDTEDIGKAYDARLIGRLWTFVRPYRGIFWSAFLLSPMNQGFSLIQPYLLMLGIDRYVAAKDTAGLGRLAGFFVVAVAGEFVTYYGQSYLTMLVAQRSLADLRVALFAHLQRLPMSFYDRTPVGKVVSRVTTDVDVLNEMFAAGAMTIVLDLLKLVGITGFMLWINWQMAIVSLLLLPPMTLAIDFFRRRARVTYRQIRERIARINGFLQEAITGIAVVQLSAREQRTYGEFERLNADHRDANRWSNRYEAALFSLVEAVATVSIAAMLWRGGVLHARDAVELGTVIAFIQYIQQFFVPIRDFSAKYAVMQSSMTAAERIFALFDEPGEPVPAAGRVPDEIRGAIEFDHVWFSYRDTDHGEPDWVLQDVSFRIAPGERVAIVGATGSGKTTLIKLLDRLYTAQRGRLLVDGLDVREWDGAALRRRIAVVLQDVFLFSGSLEENVTLGRSDIDRARVDAAAKHVHAHGFIGRLGGWSAVLRERGSNLSTGQRQLLAFARALAHDPAILVMDEATSSVDPETEWLVQDALEKLLAGRTALIIAHRLSTIEHADRIIVLHKGRLREEGTHAELLARDGIYARLYRVQYASGAIPVEASAAARS
- a CDS encoding ABC transporter ATP-binding protein; this encodes MSRLWVYVARYRLRLAAGVVCLVGATSLAMAVPWLWRRAVNDIGAGAGSGALVRTVALIAGIAAAQAVTRTLSRTLIFNVGRDIEYDLRNELFAHLERLPLSFYQSRKTGDLMSRLVNDVTAVRMLLGPGILNFINTPVYYAYGLAIMCSIDPLLTVSTLAVYPVVLYCVKRTSALLLERTLRVQEGLADLSSRVQENLSGMHVVKAYVSEEHETRTFLALNDRFQEASMRLARMRSFIGPLMNIVGGVGALVVLWVGGRRVMSGRLSVGDLVAFIGYLHLLAWPTMALGWMLSVFQRGRAAMQRLNELFAVTPAIASPPGAQAIDGFRGEITLRDVTFRYPGHPSAAPVLDHVSLTIPAGKTVAIVGRTGAGKSALVGLLPRLFDVEGGQVLVDGCDVRTLPLGWLRANVGLVPQDPFLFSRTIADNVAFAIPEDGHHRVQWAVDMAGLRRDLDDMPAGLDTIVGERGITLSGGQKQRVTLARVLASQPRVLLLDDALSSVDASTEREILDRLRSFFRARTTVLVAHRITTVKEADVIVVLEDGRVVEQGDHDTLLARGAVYADLFRQQALEGELEAI
- the rfbD gene encoding dTDP-4-dehydrorhamnose reductase, coding for MRVVIIGATGQLGRELGARLPPGDTIALDRAALDLQDAGSIATRLADLRADLVVNTAADNRVDAAEQDPSSANAINADAVGALARAAHRVGAFLVHTSTDYVFDGRQRTPYREDATPNPLGAYARSKLAGERLCAEHAPRHAIVRTAGVYAAGGSRGKGGSFIDRVLAQARRGQALRVVDDQVTAPTWAGDLATALVRLFPRWVAGDAPPGVYHVTNAGECTWFEFARAALDLGGIAASITPITTASYAAPAPRPAYSVLANTRLAETGEPPLRHWRDALTAYLGSLRAR